In Desulfonatronum thiodismutans, the genomic window CTATGTCTCCGGCGAGGAATCGTTGGGCCAGATCAAGGCCCGGGCACAGCGATTGGAAGCCCTGGTCCCCGGTCTGGACGCCCTGAGCACCAACCGGCTTGAAGACGTGCTGGCCATGCTCGGTGCAGGGAAGCCGCCGGCTCTCATGATCGTGGATTCGATCCAGACCGTGTCCTCGGAAGAATCCGACGGCCTGCCCGGCAGCGTCAGCCAGGTCCGCACCGTGGCCACCCGTTTGGTAGAAAGCTGCAAGCAGCTGAACTGCTGTCTGATTCTGGTTGGGCACGTGACCAAGGACGGGGCCATCGCCGGCCCCAAGCTTCTGGAGCACATGGTGGACACGGTGCTCTCTCTGGAGGGTGATCGTCAGCATATGTTCCGGCTGCTGCGGGTGCAGAAGAACCGCTTCGGCCCCAGCAACGAACTGCTGGTGTTTCAGATGGAGCAGCGCGGCCTGACCGTGGTTCCGGACCCTTCCACATATTTTCTGGGCGACCGGGACCCGAGCTTGAGCGGCACGGCCCTGGTCATGGCCCTGGACGGCTACCGGCCCTTTGCCGTGGAGGTCCAGGCCCTGGCCACTAAGAGTTTTCTGGCCATGCCCCGCCGGACCGTCCTGGGCTTTGACGCCAACCGCCTGCACCTGCTTCTCGCCGTGCTGGAAAAGCGCCTGCGCCTGCCCCTGGGCCAGTTCGACATTTACACCAAGATCGGCGGCGGCCTGCGCCTCCAGGATCCCGGCCTGGACCTGGGCGTGGTGGCCGCCGTGTTGTCGTCCTTCCTGGACAAGCCCTTGCCCGAACGGGCCGTGCTCTGGGGCGAGGTGGACCTCAACGGTCAGATCCGTCCGGTCCTGGGTCAGGACGTCCGCGACCGCCAGGCCA contains:
- the radA gene encoding DNA repair protein RadA, yielding MKTPPGLHICTDCGARSPRWQGQCPQCKAWNTLQEAPKASPARRDIRPVSSPVSLTDGGDAPVAAWTTGLSGLDEVLGGGLMPGASMLVGGEPGIGKSTLLLQLAAQAAGGGRRVVYVSGEESLGQIKARAQRLEALVPGLDALSTNRLEDVLAMLGAGKPPALMIVDSIQTVSSEESDGLPGSVSQVRTVATRLVESCKQLNCCLILVGHVTKDGAIAGPKLLEHMVDTVLSLEGDRQHMFRLLRVQKNRFGPSNELLVFQMEQRGLTVVPDPSTYFLGDRDPSLSGTALVMALDGYRPFAVEVQALATKSFLAMPRRTVLGFDANRLHLLLAVLEKRLRLPLGQFDIYTKIGGGLRLQDPGLDLGVVAAVLSSFLDKPLPERAVLWGEVDLNGQIRPVLGQDVRDRQAKRLGYTPILTPRSADAPQGVANVGELAKLLFGNAGPANHKPEARQDRANTVF